The DNA region CATTCGCGGTGGGCGAGAGGCCCGCCATGATCCCGAGCGGGATCGCGATGACGGAGGCGATCAGAAAGCCGAAGAAGACCGTCTGGATCGAGGTCCAGATCTGCGCGTAGTAGCTCGGCGCCCCGGTATAGGCGCGCTCGACCGGCTCGCGGCCCTGCTCGGCGCGGCGCTCGTTGAGCGTAGCCACCTGCGCCTCGAAGCGAGCCTTTGACTCGGCCTTGTCCTGCGCGTCCTCGTGGAGCGCGACGGCCTGCTCCCAGACCTGCGCGGGCCCGGGGATCGCGCCGAGCGAGGTCTGCACCGTTGGCGCGAGCGTGCCCCAGAGCGTCAGGAACGCGATGATGGCGAGGATCGGCACCCCGAGAAGACGCCAGATCTCGGCGCCCTGAGCTTTCGGGTTGTCCCCCGCCGCGGCCTTCAGGACCGGTGTGAGCCAGGAAAGGCCCAGCACCTGGAACCACTTGTCGGCGGCGTTGATGCGGGTGAAGAGCCGGACTTTGCGCGCCTCGCGCGCTTCCTCGGGGCTCAGGCTGTCGGGGTCGATGGCGGTCATGGCGACGTCCTCGGGGGAAAATCTTGAATGGGGGCCGCGGGTCGTGCCCGGGCCGGGGAGGAAGCGTGGCGAGGCCCCGGGCCGAGACCCGGAGACTCGCCGTTCCGGATCAGCCTTGCACTTCGTTGCCGACGACGGTCTGGCCCGTCTTCAGCCCGATGGGCAGGCTTTCGAGGTAC from Pseudomonadota bacterium includes:
- a CDS encoding ABC transporter permease encodes the protein MTAIDPDSLSPEEAREARKVRLFTRINAADKWFQVLGLSWLTPVLKAAAGDNPKAQGAEIWRLLGVPILAIIAFLTLWGTLAPTVQTSLGAIPGPAQVWEQAVALHEDAQDKAESKARFEAQVATLNERRAEQGREPVERAYTGAPSYYAQIWTSIQTVFFGFLIASVIAIPLGIMAGLSPTANAALNPIIQIFKPVSPLAWLPIVTMVVSAVYVTNDGLFAKSFLNSAITVTLCSLWPTLINTSLGVSSIDRDLVNVSKVLKMSTWTKITKLVLPSALPLIFTGLRLSLGVGWMVLIAAEMLAQNPGLGKFVWDEFQNGSSQSLARIMVAVFTIGIIGFLLDRLMYAIQSLFTFSNHR